Part of the Sphingobacterium sp. LZ7M1 genome, ACTTTAGAAGGTACTGTTGATCAATTAAGCAAAGACTCTGATGGTGACGGTGTATCTGATAAATTTGACAAATGTCCAGGAACTCCTGCAGGTACAGTAGTTGACGGATCAGGATGTCCAATCAAATTCCCTGAGCCTCAGCAATTAACTGACGGAACTACTTCAGGATACTTCGCTCCAATTCAATTCGAATTTGACAGCTCAGTATTGAAAACTGAATCTTACTCTACTTTAGATAAATTAGCTAAAGAATTGAAAGACAGCAATGGTTCTGTTTCATTAGATGGTTATGCATCTGCTGAAGGTACAGAAGCTTACAACATGAACTTATCAAAAGACCGTGCAAATGCAGTAAAACAATACTTAGTTAACGCTGGAGTATCTGCATCAAGCATCAACGCTACAGGATACGGTGAAGCTAACCCAGTTGCTTCAAACGATACTGAAGAAGGTCGTGTTCAAAACCGTCGTGTTGAGATCAAAAAATAATTGTTAGAAATAACAATTTGAAATAATAAAAGCCAGCTGTTTCAGCTGGCTTTTTTGTTGTTTTACACAAGTATTTACATTGTAATTACTTTATTAACTTTACTTTTGCAGACTAGCCCAGTCTAAAATGTGAATATGTTGAAAACAATTACATATTCAGATGTTCAAAAAATAGTATTTTCATTTAGGAATTGGAGAGTACGAATAAAATTTAAAGAGGAGAATAATGGAAGAAGATTTTGAATTTGGAACACCGGAAGAACAAAAATTTTCGGTGGATCGTTATGAGGAAATGCTTCGAAATGAAGACCAGTACTTTTTTGACGCAAAAGCTTTTGAAAGCATTATTGACTATTACATTACTAACAATGATCCAATAAAGGCTTTACAAGTAATAGAATTTGCATCTGCCCAACACCCATTCGAAACCTTGTTCTTAATTAAAAAAGCTCAGCTATTGGCATCAACTTTACAGTATGAGCCTGCATTGGAGGCTTTAAACAAGGCTGAATTATTAGAACCTTCGGAAGGTGATATCTATTTAATCAAGGGTACAATCCTATCTGCCCTCCAGGAACATGCTCTAGCCGAAGAAAACTTTTTTAAGGCATTAAAACTAAGTGATGCTAAAGATGAGGTTTATTACCAGATTGCTGGTTTATATCAGATGCAGGGTTCTTACGAAAAGGCAATATCATATCTGAAGAAATCCCTTCAAGCAAATAAAGATAATCAAGATGCACTTTACGAAATAGCATTTTGCTATGATGTATTGGAACAACAGCAAGAAAGTATACAATTCTATAACCAATACATCGATACAGACCCATATTCATATGCTGCATGGTATAATTTAGGAAATGCTTACCATAAATTGGGTGATTTTGGAGCTGCAATTGACGCTTATGACTATGCTATCTTGATCAATGAGAATTTCTCATCTGCTTATTTCAATAAAGGGAATGCCCTGGTAAACTTAGATCGCTATTCAGAAGCAATTGAAGTCTATAAACAAACATTCGAGCATGAAACTCCTAATGCAGATACTTATTGTGCCATTGGGGAATGCTATGAAAAGTTGGAGTTGATGGATGAAGCTAGACAGTACTATAAAAAAGCTGTAAAGCTTGATAGCAATCAAAGTGATGCTTGGTTTGGCATTGGAGTAACTTTAGATTTTGAAGAAAGATATTTTGAATCCCTTCATTTTTACAAAAAAGCCCTAGAAATCGACGATGAAAATCCAGATTATTGGTTTGCGATTGCGGATGCCCGATATAAATTGAAACAATTTGATCAGTCTATTGAAGCTTATTCAAAAGTTGTTGAATTAAACCCAACCGATGCTGAGGCATGGTTGGACTATTCATCGCTTTTATTTGAGCAAACAAGACTTGAAGAGGCTATTGAAGTAATTTCAGAAGCCATCAAATGTAACCCTGATGAAGCTACACTTTATTACCGAATGGTTGCCTATATGTTTGCAGCAGGGAAATATACAGAGGCTTTGAGTTTCTTGGAACTTGCCTTAAATGTAGACCCAGAGAAGCATTATATATTATTTGAGTACTTGCCTCAATTACAGGGAAATCAAGTTATTGTAGACATAATTAAAAAATATACAGAAGGAAGATGAAACAATTAGGATTAATTGGCTATCCCCTTGGCCATTCATTTTCCAAAAAATATTATTTAGAAAAATTTAGAAACGAGGGTATAAAGAATATTGATTATGATTTATACCCTCTTTCAACAATCGAAGAATTTCCGAGCCTTTATCTGAATAACCCTGAATTTTACGGAGTCAATGTAACTATTCCTTATAAACAGGATGTGATGCAATATTTAACGGAACTTTCAGAAGAAGCTAAGGAAATCGCCGCTGTGAATTGCATACAAATCCGACATGAAACAGATGGTGTTAAATTGAAAGGATTCAATACAGATGCATATGGATTTGAAAAGTCATTGGAGCCATTATTGAAACCCAACCATAGCAAAGCATTAATATTTGGAAATGGAGGAGCAACAAAGGCCGTTGCATACTCTTTAAAAAAGCTAGGCATTGAGTATAAGATCGTTAGTCGGGCTAAGACAGAGGATAACCTTTCCTATGAAGACCTAACGGAAGAATTAATCCAAAACACGCCATTATTAATAAATTGCACACCATTAGGAACATTCCCAAAAACCGAGGAGTGTCCAGCCTTGCCATACCATGCAATCAGCAGTGAACATTTATTATATGACCTTATTTACAACCCTGAAGAAACCTTATTCCTAAAAAAAGGAAAAGAAAGAGGGGCAGCTATTAAAAATGGTTATGAAATGTTGGTTTTGCAAGCAGAAAAAAACTGGGAAATCTGGAATCAATAGGAAAAACCCAATTGCTTAGAAATATTTCCTATTTTTGGACATGCTACATATCAAGACATTTGTATTCAATCCATACCAGGAAAACACCTATCTAATCTATGATGAAAACAAAAACTGCATCATTATAGATCCTGGAATGCACAATTATCAAGAAGAAAACCATCTGAAAGAATATATTGAAAACAATGGTCTAAAACCAATCCATCTTATCAATACCCACGGTCATATCGACCATGTGTTGGGCAACAAATTTGTATCTGAGACCTATGATTTAATTCCACAGTTCCATGAGGGCGAATTACCCTTAGTGATACAGGTACAAAACTATGCTCCTCAAATGGGTATCCGATATGAGCCATCGCCCATTCCTGAGACATTCTTAACAGAAGATGATAACATAAAGATAGGCGATGAAGAATTATCCCTGATCTTAGCGCCTGGTCATTCACCTGCCCATCTTTGTTTATACAGTAAAGAACATAACTTCTTGATAGGCGGCGATGTTCTGTTCAAGAGCAGTATCGGTCGCACAGATCTTCCAGGTGGCAACCATCAGCAATTGTTGAACAGTATTGCTACCAAAATATACACACTCCCTGAAGAAACAGTAGTATATCCTGGTCATGGACCGACTACCACTGTTGGAGAAGAAAAAAAGACTAATCCATTTATCAGAGCCTAGAACAATGAAGCTCCCAATATTCTTTGCGAAACGATATCTTTTTTCAAAAAAGTCAGTAAATGCGATCAATATCATTTCATCGATCAGTATGATCGGGGTATTGGTGAGCACAGCTGCTTTGGTGATAGTTTTATCCTTTTACAATGGATTGGAACGCTTTATTCTTTCACAGTACAGCACTTTTTCGCCAGAATATAGGATTGAACCATCCTCAGGCAAGGTGTTTTCCACCAATAGCGAAGCCTTTAAAAATCTTCGCGCATTACCAGAAATCACTTCATATAGCGAGGTATTAGAAGACAAGGTCCTTGCTGAATTTAACCAACAGCAATTTATTGGGCGATTAAAGGGCATTGAACCCAATAGCCTACATCAAATCGCCAATGAAGACATGTTATTGGAAGGCAGGTTAGAAGTCAAGGAAGACAGCACGAATTACGCTATTCTTGGCACCACGGTCCAGGCAAACTTACAAGTTCCGCTGCAAGGAGACGAAAATCAGATATTCCTCAATATTCCTGACAAAAAAGCATCTCCAAACAATATCAATCCATTGGAAGATATCAGGACACGCGTAATAAAGCCAAATGCCATTCTCGGCTATCAACCCGGCTTCGAAGATTTAATCATTGTACCCATAGATTTTGCAAAAGATTTACTCAATGAGCATGAAGGCATCTCAGCAATTGAACTCTATGGGAAAAACGACAATTCTACAAGCTTACAAAAGGAAATTCAAGCTCTATTAGGCAAGGATTTTCAGGTAAAGAACCGGGAACAGCAGAACCCTACCCTTTACAAAACCGTACGATCAGAAAAATGGATCGTTTTCTTTATCGTGACGATCATCGGAATCATTGCAATATTTAATATTATTGGTTCCCTGACCATGTTGGTGATCGACAAGAAACAGGATATGGTGGTATTGAATAGTTTAGGGGCGAGCAATAACCTCATCCAAAACATCTTTTATTACCAAGGCATCCTCATTGCATTGATCGGAAGTGTCACTGGCGCTTTCTTAGGATTGGTTTTCTGTTTATTGCAAGATCATTTCGGATTTGTCACAACCAGCGAAGGCTCATTGTTCGACGCCTACCCTGTAGACATTCGTTATATGGATTTGGTGCTGATCTTTATTACGGTAATGGCGGTTTCCACTTTGGTTTCTTATATGGCCTCCAGGTTAAACATAAGAGGCATCAATAAGCGCGGAGCGCTAGAGTCCAATTAATACTTCAGTCGCTGTCTACTAAAATCTCCACGCTTGATCTGGTTGATCAATGAACCCCAAGCAAAAGGATTCAACAGTGGGTTTGCCATATTTTGGTTGATGGCTTTATTCGACATATTGATATGTCGCTGAAAGTTATTAAACGTTTGGATTTCTTCAGCACTCCTAGGAACAATCTTAGAAAGAGATGCCAAAGCTTGAGGAGATAGATTCCTTTTTGCAGTCATTACATCATCACTACCAATATTCAAGGCCAAGAATTCCATATTGAACTCTTCAATACTTGCCCATGGCAGTGGAGGACCAACAGTAACCATCGGTAATTCCTCTACGGTGGGTGTCAATTCGATCTTGACGGTATATTTATCACCATCGACATTAGGAATGGTAATCCTCACGGAGCGGTAACCAATAGAAGAAAAGACAATCTCGTCACCGGTATGTCCGACAAAGGAGAAGTAACCTTCATGGTTGGCTGAATATGTCTCATTCCCATAACTTTCATTTCGAATAGTCACATAAGGAACTGCAATATCCGTCTCCTCCGCTAAAATATACCCAGAGACCTGTACTATTTTATTGTTCTGAGCTTGGAGGCTCAAACCAACTGCCAATAGTACAGCAAGCAAGATATATTTCTGTAGGAATTTCATGTAGCAACAAAACTAGGGAAAATCATACGTAAGACGCTGTTAAATAGTGTTAACAGCATCTAATATTTTTATTACAATTGGTTGGGGTTTATCGCATTGGGATCATCCATATCCGTGATATTGATTGCTTCCACAGCAACAATCTCCGGAACGGCCTTTTTAATCGCTTGTTCTAAACCTGCTTTAAAAGTCATGATACTCATTGAACAATTTGCGCAAGTCCCCAACAATTTAAGCTTCACAACGTTGTCTGGCGTAATTTCTTCAATAGAAACGTTACCCCCATCAGTCTGTAAATAAGGTCTGATGGAATCCAATGCTTGCTCTACTCTTTCAAATAAGGTCATTTTAAATCCTGATAAAATATATTAAACGTAAATATAGTTATTATTTTAATTATTTGTGACATGCCCGATGCTAATTCAACATTCATTTGACTTAACAAAAAA contains:
- a CDS encoding carboxypeptidase-like regulatory domain-containing protein, whose product is MKFLQKYILLAVLLAVGLSLQAQNNKIVQVSGYILAEETDIAVPYVTIRNESYGNETYSANHEGYFSFVGHTGDEIVFSSIGYRSVRITIPNVDGDKYTVKIELTPTVEELPMVTVGPPLPWASIEEFNMEFLALNIGSDDVMTAKRNLSPQALASLSKIVPRSAEEIQTFNNFQRHINMSNKAINQNMANPLLNPFAWGSLINQIKRGDFSRQRLKY
- a CDS encoding ABC transporter permease, whose translation is MKLPIFFAKRYLFSKKSVNAINIISSISMIGVLVSTAALVIVLSFYNGLERFILSQYSTFSPEYRIEPSSGKVFSTNSEAFKNLRALPEITSYSEVLEDKVLAEFNQQQFIGRLKGIEPNSLHQIANEDMLLEGRLEVKEDSTNYAILGTTVQANLQVPLQGDENQIFLNIPDKKASPNNINPLEDIRTRVIKPNAILGYQPGFEDLIIVPIDFAKDLLNEHEGISAIELYGKNDNSTSLQKEIQALLGKDFQVKNREQQNPTLYKTVRSEKWIVFFIVTIIGIIAIFNIIGSLTMLVIDKKQDMVVLNSLGASNNLIQNIFYYQGILIALIGSVTGAFLGLVFCLLQDHFGFVTTSEGSLFDAYPVDIRYMDLVLIFITVMAVSTLVSYMASRLNIRGINKRGALESN
- a CDS encoding shikimate dehydrogenase, which codes for MKQLGLIGYPLGHSFSKKYYLEKFRNEGIKNIDYDLYPLSTIEEFPSLYLNNPEFYGVNVTIPYKQDVMQYLTELSEEAKEIAAVNCIQIRHETDGVKLKGFNTDAYGFEKSLEPLLKPNHSKALIFGNGGATKAVAYSLKKLGIEYKIVSRAKTEDNLSYEDLTEELIQNTPLLINCTPLGTFPKTEECPALPYHAISSEHLLYDLIYNPEETLFLKKGKERGAAIKNGYEMLVLQAEKNWEIWNQ
- a CDS encoding MBL fold metallo-hydrolase encodes the protein MLHIKTFVFNPYQENTYLIYDENKNCIIIDPGMHNYQEENHLKEYIENNGLKPIHLINTHGHIDHVLGNKFVSETYDLIPQFHEGELPLVIQVQNYAPQMGIRYEPSPIPETFLTEDDNIKIGDEELSLILAPGHSPAHLCLYSKEHNFLIGGDVLFKSSIGRTDLPGGNHQQLLNSIATKIYTLPEETVVYPGHGPTTTVGEEKKTNPFIRA
- a CDS encoding tetratricopeptide repeat protein, which encodes MEEDFEFGTPEEQKFSVDRYEEMLRNEDQYFFDAKAFESIIDYYITNNDPIKALQVIEFASAQHPFETLFLIKKAQLLASTLQYEPALEALNKAELLEPSEGDIYLIKGTILSALQEHALAEENFFKALKLSDAKDEVYYQIAGLYQMQGSYEKAISYLKKSLQANKDNQDALYEIAFCYDVLEQQQESIQFYNQYIDTDPYSYAAWYNLGNAYHKLGDFGAAIDAYDYAILINENFSSAYFNKGNALVNLDRYSEAIEVYKQTFEHETPNADTYCAIGECYEKLELMDEARQYYKKAVKLDSNQSDAWFGIGVTLDFEERYFESLHFYKKALEIDDENPDYWFAIADARYKLKQFDQSIEAYSKVVELNPTDAEAWLDYSSLLFEQTRLEEAIEVISEAIKCNPDEATLYYRMVAYMFAAGKYTEALSFLELALNVDPEKHYILFEYLPQLQGNQVIVDIIKKYTEGR
- a CDS encoding NifU family protein; amino-acid sequence: MTLFERVEQALDSIRPYLQTDGGNVSIEEITPDNVVKLKLLGTCANCSMSIMTFKAGLEQAIKKAVPEIVAVEAINITDMDDPNAINPNQL